A region of Cytophagales bacterium DNA encodes the following proteins:
- the gldG gene encoding gliding motility-associated ABC transporter substrate-binding protein GldG produces MHPLKRTKRLNDILTFIIGIIMILLANIIASQYFFRYDLTEDKRYSISPATIKVLNGLEDIVYVEVYLEGDFPAGFKRLQRAIRDKLDEFGIYAGSNLQFRFVNPGENPDPRQRNQYYLQLAEKGLQPTNLFAREGDKKIEKIIFPGALISYRDKEVPVMLLKGNSAARSDEILNQSVEGVEFELISAIRKLTSIQKKKIAIIEGHGELNKIQMADITSSLKENFLIERINLPEKISLNDYDAIIVARPDTVFSDYDKYKIDQFIIKGGKALFFIDAVNVNLDSIGEEGKLVMPYKLDLGDMFFRYGIRLNADLIQDLNSGVIPLFVGYMGNQPQTRLVNWRYYLLLNTFSKHPIVKNMDVLYARFLGTIDTVKAGGIKKTPLVFTSKYSKILPTPVRVNFNEVRLDVNPRLFSQGSLPVAYLLEGSFQSLYTHRLALHTENTFEFKEKDKPSKIIICSDGDLIQNDVNKKTGHPYPLGYDRFTRRQFANKEFVLNAVDYLLDESGIITLRAKEVTFRPLDKVKIKEERLKWQLINLVVPVILIVLFGVGRNYFRKRKYERKLTVGS; encoded by the coding sequence ATGCATCCATTGAAACGAACTAAAAGGCTGAACGATATACTGACTTTCATAATAGGCATAATCATGATCCTGCTTGCGAATATTATCGCCTCACAATACTTTTTCAGGTACGACCTGACCGAAGATAAGAGATACAGCATTTCGCCTGCAACAATAAAGGTTTTAAACGGGTTGGAAGATATAGTTTATGTAGAAGTGTATCTTGAAGGTGATTTTCCTGCCGGTTTTAAACGCTTACAGAGAGCCATACGTGATAAATTGGACGAATTCGGGATTTATGCCGGCAGCAATCTGCAATTCAGGTTTGTAAATCCTGGTGAAAATCCTGATCCCAGGCAGCGCAATCAATATTACCTTCAGTTAGCTGAAAAAGGGTTACAACCTACCAATCTTTTTGCCAGGGAAGGTGATAAAAAGATAGAGAAGATAATCTTTCCGGGGGCTTTGATCTCTTACAGGGATAAGGAAGTTCCTGTGATGCTTTTGAAGGGCAACAGCGCAGCAAGGTCTGATGAAATATTAAACCAGTCGGTTGAAGGTGTTGAATTTGAGCTTATATCTGCAATCAGGAAATTGACATCAATTCAAAAGAAAAAAATTGCTATCATTGAAGGGCATGGAGAATTGAATAAAATTCAGATGGCTGATATTACCAGCTCATTAAAAGAAAACTTCCTTATTGAGCGTATAAACCTGCCCGAAAAAATTAGCCTGAATGATTATGACGCCATTATCGTTGCCAGGCCGGATACTGTTTTTAGTGATTATGACAAATACAAAATAGATCAATTTATCATAAAAGGCGGAAAGGCGCTCTTTTTTATTGATGCGGTTAATGTCAATCTCGACAGCATCGGGGAAGAAGGCAAGCTGGTGATGCCCTATAAGCTGGATCTTGGAGACATGTTCTTTAGATACGGAATACGATTAAATGCAGATCTGATCCAGGATCTGAACTCCGGGGTTATACCACTGTTTGTCGGTTACATGGGCAACCAGCCGCAGACCCGGCTTGTAAACTGGCGCTATTATCTTTTGCTGAATACCTTCAGCAAACATCCGATAGTGAAGAATATGGATGTGCTTTATGCAAGGTTTTTGGGTACAATAGACACGGTAAAAGCCGGGGGGATAAAAAAGACGCCATTGGTATTTACATCAAAATATTCCAAAATATTGCCCACACCTGTGAGGGTTAATTTTAACGAGGTGCGGCTTGATGTTAATCCACGATTATTCAGCCAGGGAAGTCTTCCCGTTGCATATTTGCTTGAAGGCAGCTTTCAGTCTCTGTATACGCACCGGCTGGCATTGCATACAGAGAATACGTTTGAATTCAAAGAAAAAGATAAACCTTCAAAGATCATTATCTGCTCCGATGGTGATTTGATCCAAAATGATGTTAATAAAAAAACAGGTCATCCTTACCCGCTTGGATATGACAGGTTTACCCGCAGGCAATTTGCCAATAAAGAATTTGTATTAAATGCAGTGGATTATTTGCTTGACGAAAGTGGTATTATTACTTTAAGAGCCAAAGAAGTGACATTCAGGCCTTTGGATAAAGTTAAAATAAAAGAAGAAAGACTGAAATGGCAGTTGATAAATTTGGTTGTGCCTGTTATTTTGATTGTTTTATTTGGGGTGGGGAGGAATTATTTTAGGAAGAGGAAGTATGAAAGAAAGTTGACAGTTGGCAGTTGA
- a CDS encoding ORF6N domain-containing protein, whose product MEKRQSLLVSEKVDRGILIIRSKKVMLDTDLAEIYGVTTRRLNEQVKRNIKRFPEEFMFQLTEEEKREVIANCYHLQKIKFSPHLPYVFTEHGTVMLASVLNSPVAVQASIQVVKAFVRLREILSTNKELAHKLEELEKKYDKQFAVVFKAIRQLMEPPSHPRKRIGF is encoded by the coding sequence ATGGAAAAAAGACAGTCCCTTTTAGTTTCTGAAAAAGTAGATAGAGGCATCTTGATTATCAGAAGTAAAAAAGTAATGTTAGATACTGACTTGGCTGAAATTTACGGGGTTACAACAAGAAGGTTAAATGAGCAGGTAAAAAGAAATATTAAACGTTTCCCGGAAGAATTCATGTTTCAACTCACGGAAGAAGAAAAGAGAGAGGTTATCGCAAATTGCTATCACCTTCAAAAAATTAAATTTTCTCCTCACCTGCCTTATGTCTTTACTGAACATGGAACTGTTATGCTGGCAAGTGTTTTAAACAGTCCTGTAGCTGTGCAGGCAAGTATACAAGTAGTAAAAGCCTTTGTCCGTTTAAGAGAAATACTTTCTACCAACAAAGAACTGGCTCATAAATTAGAAGAATTAGAAAAGAAATACGACAAACAATTTGCAGTGGTATTTAAAGCTATTCGTCAACTGATGGAACCTCCAAGTCACCCAAGGAAACGGATCGGATTTTAA
- a CDS encoding ATP-binding cassette domain-containing protein, with product MSITVNNLTKVFGTHPAVDGISFSVERGEILGFLGPNGAGKTTTMRVAACYLPPTSGTVTVCGYDVMESSIEVRKSVGYLSEQNPLYTDMYVHEYLHFIGSLYNLKGAKLKSSVEKMIQQCGLSPEQNKKIGTLSKGFRQRVGLAQALIHDPEVLIMDEPTSGLDPNQIIEIREVIKNIGKEKTVVFSTHILQEVQAICDRVVIINEGKIVADSKVAELIKQKGSLENVFQQLTK from the coding sequence ATGTCAATCACAGTCAATAACCTCACAAAAGTTTTTGGTACCCACCCAGCCGTGGATGGTATAAGCTTTTCGGTAGAGCGGGGAGAGATATTAGGTTTTTTAGGGCCTAACGGAGCCGGTAAAACCACTACCATGAGGGTGGCTGCATGTTATCTCCCGCCTACAAGCGGTACTGTTACAGTTTGCGGTTATGATGTGATGGAATCATCCATTGAGGTTCGTAAAAGCGTAGGCTATCTTTCCGAGCAGAATCCTCTTTACACTGATATGTATGTGCATGAATACCTGCATTTCATTGGGAGTTTGTACAATTTAAAAGGCGCTAAACTGAAAAGCAGTGTAGAGAAAATGATACAACAGTGCGGCTTATCCCCTGAGCAGAATAAAAAGATCGGAACGCTGTCAAAAGGCTTCAGGCAGCGTGTTGGTTTGGCTCAGGCATTGATCCATGACCCTGAAGTTTTGATAATGGATGAACCTACTTCGGGTTTAGACCCCAACCAGATCATTGAGATCAGGGAGGTTATTAAAAATATCGGTAAGGAAAAAACCGTTGTCTTTTCAACCCATATTTTGCAGGAAGTACAAGCTATTTGTGACAGGGTGGTTATCATCAATGAAGGTAAAATTGTGGCTGACAGTAAAGTTGCTGAACTTATTAAACAAAAAGGTTCGCTGGAAAATGTTTTTCAACAATTAACTAAATAG
- the gldF gene encoding gliding motility-associated ABC transporter permease subunit GldF: MFNILKKEINSFLNSLIAYIVIIVFLTGIGLFMWVIPGTNVFDYGFADMDTLFFITPYVFMFLIPAITMRTFAEEKKAGTMELLLTKPLTDWQVIFGKYFSSFLLVIFALLPTLIYYSTVYILGNPAGNIDSAAATGSYIGLIFLGAIFTSIGIFSSAITKDQIISFIIASALCVIVYSGFSSLAAIDLWGKYADLISQLGIAYHYSSMSKGLIDSGDIVYFLGVIAIMLLSTKFVLETRKW, from the coding sequence ATGTTTAACATCCTCAAAAAAGAAATAAACAGTTTCCTAAACTCCCTGATCGCCTACATCGTCATCATTGTTTTCCTGACAGGCATTGGGTTGTTTATGTGGGTAATTCCCGGAACCAATGTTTTTGATTATGGCTTTGCCGATATGGATACCCTTTTTTTTATCACGCCTTATGTATTTATGTTTTTAATACCTGCAATTACGATGAGAACCTTTGCCGAGGAAAAAAAAGCCGGCACCATGGAACTACTGCTTACAAAACCACTAACTGATTGGCAGGTCATCTTTGGAAAGTATTTTTCAAGCTTTTTGCTTGTAATTTTTGCCTTATTACCAACCCTGATATACTATTCCACAGTTTATATTTTAGGTAACCCTGCAGGTAATATTGATTCAGCAGCGGCCACTGGTTCTTACATTGGATTGATATTTTTAGGAGCAATATTTACATCAATCGGGATATTTTCATCAGCAATAACTAAAGACCAGATCATCTCATTTATCATTGCTTCTGCCCTATGCGTTATTGTTTATTCAGGTTTTAGCTCTTTAGCTGCTATCGATCTATGGGGAAAATATGCTGATCTGATCAGTCAGTTAGGGATAGCTTATCACTATAGTTCAATGAGCAAAGGGCTGATTGATTCTGGTGATATTGTTTATTTTTTAGGTGTGATCGCAATAATGCTTTTATCAACTAAATTTGTTTTGGAAACCAGGAAATGGTAG